The following is a genomic window from Hyperolius riggenbachi isolate aHypRig1 chromosome 4, aHypRig1.pri, whole genome shotgun sequence.
tgctcaccactataccaccaacattacaggctgaagccagccagttcactcatctcttcaactacatgaaaggcccaggagtagtcttagctaccgtaataactatgttacggcagggcccttattacactttgtcttacagggctatggaaatcgttttgcccatgcgataaagcgaggtgcaaaaatgaaatcatgcctagcagaggatggttttgatccatcgacctctgggttatggacccagcacgcttccgctgcaccactctgctgccacacagtgaatgcttcgttgtaggaaaaagtggcgttaaacttcttggagcagacttacttccttcctccaaaagacacacatacatgcccataaaataatttagcagcaactgcatgcacagtctctgtggcgcaattggttagtgcatttggctgttaaccgaaaggttggtggttcaagcccacccagggacggccttgccttctgtgttcaacagttgtccgaagagaaccccagatagccatttagcagcaactgtgtgcacagtctctgtggtgcaattggttagcgcattcggctgttaaccaaaaggttggtggttcaagcccacccagggacggccttgccttttgtgttcaacagttgtctgaagagaatggttaacagccaaatgcgctaaccaattgcgccacagagactgtgcacgcagttgctgctaaattattttatggggatgtatgtgtgtcttttggagggaggaagtaagtctgctccaagaagtttaacgccactttttcctacaacgaagcattcactgtgtggcagcagagtggtgcagcggaagtgtgctgggcccataacccagaggttgatggattgaaatcatcctctgctaggcatgatttcatttttgcacctcgctttatcgcatgggcaaaacggtttccatagccctgtaagaaagTGTAACAATGCCCTGTCTTATTCAATATCCCTCACCACTCCAAGAAGTTCATCGTGGTTCTCTAGCTTCTTTGGTGATTTCAACATGGAAGTGAGATAGTAGGGTCAGGAATGATGTTTGCAATGCTAGGTCATTTGTAATTTGAGGTTTATCTGTGGCactggtaactcagagggggacAGAAATGGCACAGGAGCACTGAAGGCATAGAGGAGGCAAAAGGGGAAATAAATGGCACAGATTGGAACACTAGAGGCACAGGTGGTTACAACTTACATACAAATTGAACTAAAGAATGAACCTATGGTCTTCCTATTTTGTTAGTTAACCGGGGACTATATGTACTGCAAATTGCCTGTAAAATGTTCAGTATGTTGAAATGGAATATTCTGCCTTCTGAAAATATAACCTGCAATCATTTTCTATTTAGGAAGGCAATACATTGCTTTGCTTCCATGATGAAAGCTCTACATCTTTTTGGTCCACTAACAAAGTGCTATTGCTTCTGGTCCTCCACAACTTAACCCAATTGTAAACAACTGTCGAGAACCCCCAAACCCTGGTATTTATCGAGGATAGCACATTCTTTTGCATATACCCAAATTACTGCAATTCATGTCATCTGTGCAATGCTCATTATACTCATCTTCtacaaaaaggaaaaatccattagGATTTTTGCTCAGAATCTTGATTGCCTTCTCAGTCATCTCTTCTAAGGAAGGGTCGGTGGAAGGATTACGACTTAGTTCATAATTCATATCTTTTGGCTCAAACAATCCTAAAACATTACAAAACAACAAAAGGCTACTGAGAAAAGCTCATTCAATTACTTTACATTTGAGAGTTTTACctttaaaatcaaaataaaattttTGAGATACCAGGAATTTCATTTTTGAGAGTAGGAAtaaaaatacaattgtttatctcatcagtctattttcagtgcaggtttactttaaatctgAGAAAACTGGCATTTTACATGCTTGTTTATTACTGATCTATACGTCCTATTAAATACAAGGTTCTATCATTTATGTTTATAACAATCAGAGGCGTATCTGGAGGGGTGTCATAGGGCTCCTGCCATAGGCGCGCCTTGTCAATCACATCAGTCAACAAATCACCCCTAGCTTGCAAAGTAACTTTCCAATGGAGACAGTACCCAGGTACAAGAACCTGGGGGTGAGCCGGTGCCTGGCCTCGACCGATTGCTCTGACAGTCTCTGtttaacaaaaagtaaaaaagatgctgcacaccactggctgcaaagaaTTGCCTGCATTGCGGGACAGTGATACAATACacttttttacttttggttgtaACAAATCAACCCTCCCTCCCAGTCAGCGCAGCAGCCCATACAGTAGTAAGAGGGAGAGAACGGTGTGTGTCCCATCCACATCCCTGCTGCCAGCTTCTGTCATCGCTCTGGCAACACTGCTCGCATCCCCTTCCTGATTGGCCGCATGGAGCTTTATGTGCCTGtcgctggggctgatgggaaaGGAGTGTGTGTAGCAGTCGCTCGGTGACACACATGGATCAGACAGTGAGTGGGCACACTGTGCTGAGGGCGGCAGGCAGAGGTAGAGATCATCACTCTGGTCAGCGTTTTTTTCAGGATTATCTCCTGCAGCAGAGCTTATAAAAGCAAAAGACTGCCAGAATCTAACGACCTACTGGAACTCCGTGAAATCTATAATGAAAAACGTAACAGGGCTAACGACCCCTCATATTATTTACTACCCAATACGCCCAGGAGCCTAGGCAGATACAAAAAGTCCCTTTCTAAACACTTCATTAATGCTGCTAGATTGATCATAGCCCGTCATTGGAAAACAACGCAATCTCCATCTATAGCTGAATGGCTAAGAGAGGTGAAACACATCACAATGATAGAAAATCTTACTCAGTCAATATACAATCGTGATGAGCAATTCAGCCGCACATGGGCTCCTTGGTCGGAATACCAGAGTCAGagagtaaagatggcccgaacggttcgcccgcgaacggattcgcgcgaacttcggtggttcgctttTGCGGTGAACCGCaacctatatgcgagttcgacccgccccctatactacattattagggtcaactttgaccctctacatcacagtcagcagacacatggtagtcaatcaggctacactctctcctggagccccccccccccttataaaaggcaggcagcgtcagccatttcactcactcatgtggctgcagtaattagggagagcttgctgcagagagacatagggaaagcttatttaggctcttgttagcttgctccttgctgatacttattgctaaaaagcacccctcaacagctcttttaagagctaatgttgttcttgtgatctatttttttttgtgtgtgtgtatgtgtgtgtcccttggccccttggtaattcctactgtgccactgccaggcccagcacattcagtgactacctgttcacggtacctgtgtgtgtaaaagctgcacatttgtaataccaatccctgcataccagttcagtgcacctacctacgtgaccgcaagcagtgttatattatgtaCCAGTCActtgctgcacctgttcacagtacctgtgtgtgtgacagctacacatttgtaataccaatccctgcatacctgttcagtagtgcacctacctacgtgaccgcacgcagtgttatataccagtcactgcacctgttcacggtacctgtgtgtgtgacaactgaacatttgtaataccaatcactgcatccctgttcagtgcacctacctacgtgaccgcaagcagtgttatattatataccagtcactcactgcacctgttcacggtacctgtgtgtgtgacagctgcacatttgtaataccaattactgcatacctgttcagtagtgcacataccgacgtgaccgcacgcagtgttatatacaagtcactgcacctgttcacggtacctgtgtgtgtgacaggcaaatGCATTTATcacacaccagggcgcctcttttaccCAAATAGTGCACATTGGTAAtactagacaaagacaagacaaataacatttatatcacgcttttctcctggcggactcaaagcgcaagagctgcagccactaggatgcgctctataggcagtagcagtgttagggagacttgcctaaggtctcctactgaataggtgctggcttactgaacaggcagagccgagattcgaactctggtctcctgtgtcaaagcccttaaccattacaccttccagccactatATAAtactaatactagtcactgcatacctgttcacggtacctgtgtgtgtgacagctgcacatttgtaatactagtcactgcatacctgttcagtacacttgcatgacagcatgcagtgttatattatatagcagtcagtgcatacctgttcacggtacttgtgtgtgtgacagctgcacattgtattgataccagtcactgcatacctgttcactgcacctgtgtgactgcacattgtattagtcaagtcagtgcatacctttcacgtcaccccccccaatatgggcaaaacaggcagaggcaggccaccaggcaggtctgtttgaggtcgtgctgtcagAATTTCGtggggccctggaccaaagtacagtgttgagaaggcacgtgccatcaacccccaatattgtcaggacgtagttgactttttaacacagaacacctcatcttcctcagcatctgcacggaaccgtgacatatcttcctcctcctgctctgattctggcaccccacttaacactcagtcggccgccgccaccaccaaagtgccatcatcccagggctcagcggtgtggaaatttgtttgtgtgtctgcctcagatgagagcaatgccatctgtactctctgccactaaaaattgagctgtggaaagaccaagacccgcgtagggacaacttccttaaccacttaacgactgcccactgcacatgggcggccggaaagtggatcccgcaaggaccgccgcatgtacgagaggcggcggtccttgtacgggcatgggcggagcgatcgcgtcatccgtgacgcgatcctccgccggggatcgatggccagGGATCTAGCCTCCAGCTCgctggccacttagcagcgccggcgggcggaggaaggAAGAAATCCGCCGATCcatttgtataataggctttgtaatgtatacaaagcctattatacaggctgcctcctgccctggtggtcccagtgtccgagggaccaccagggcaggctgcagccaccctagtctgcacccaagcacactgattccccccccctgccccctgatcgcccacagcacccctggcattttaggggccctaaaccatgaggagtagtcttgaaacaaaaatgacctgtgaaatcctaaaggtactcattggactttgggccccttagcgcagttagggtgcaaaaaagtgccacaagtggtatcgccgtactcaggagaagtagtataatgtgttttggggtgtatttttacacatacccatgctgagtgggagaaatatctctgtaaatggacaattgtgtgtaaaaaaaaatcaaacaattgtcatttacagagatatttctcccacccagcatgggtatgtgtaaaaatacacccccaaacacattatactacttctcctgagtacggcaataccacatgtgtggcactttttagcagcctaactgcgctaaggggcccaaagtccaatgagcacctttaggctttaaaggggtgcttacaattaggcaccccccaaaatgccagcacagtaaacaccccacaaattacctcattttggaaagtagacacttcaaggtattcagagaggagcatagtgagtccgtggcagatttaattttttttttgtcgcaagttagcagaaatggaaacttttttttttcttttttgtcacaaagtgtcattttccgctaacttgtgacaaaaaataaaatcttctatgaactcaccatgcctctcagtgaatactttgggatgtcttctttccaaaatggggtcatttggggggtatttatactatcctggaattctagcccctcatgaaacatgacaggtggtcagaaaagtcatagatgcttcaaaatgggaaaaatcactttttgcaccatagtttgtaaacgctataacttttacccaaaccaatcaatataggctgaatggttttttttttattaaaaacatgtttgtccacatttttcgtgctgcgtgtatacagaaattttactttatttgaaaaatgtcagcacaaaaagttaaaaaaatcatttttttgacaaaattcatgtcttttttgatgaatataataaaaagtaaaaatcgcagcagcaatcaaatagcaccaaaagaaagctttattagtgacaagaaaaggagccaaaattcatttaggtggtaggttgtatgagcgagcaataaaccgtgaaagctgcagtggtctgaatggaaaaaaagggtctggtccttaaggggggtaaagcccacggtcttcaagtggttaagaaggcacatgatgacaaagcacaaactgcaatgggatgaccacctgaggaaaagcagcacaaaaaaagctaagccacacaccgcagtggaagatgccaggccgcaattatttcttaaaaaaggtgatacccaaacgataccgtgatgttgaaaggcaagtggtgttatctctggcacacagcgttgggtcaagggcccatctgaccacatggtctgcaaagcacggtctggcatgcccgaagactaagtcagtccccacacacagcatctctgcctgcacgccgtgtgactgcctaccccaagactaagtcggtccccagtccccacacagcatctctgcctgcaggccacttgactgccttctccgccaccactaacagggtccaggactccaggtggatccctgaatttttaaggcggctgctataataatttttctggtgcgtgtacatgcctgcctaatttttctggctgcactgcagctgcaacaacaaaacaagaggcatgtacatgtgtcaattccccttcgtgatcgttaccttgctgcggtgaaggggcttgcgtatcacaataaagcaatgactgccggctatataagtgtctcggcatgcccccctccaggtgttagaccccttgaaacattttttccatcacttttatagccagcataaatgtttctagttttcaaagttcgcctccccattgaagtctattgcggttcgcgaaagttcgcgcgagcagaacttttgcggaagttcacgttcgaggttcacaaacctaaaattggaggttcgagccatctctagtcagaGGAATATAATAGAATACTTGATTCCCAACCCCTAGTAACTTAAAACTACATATCCCCGTGTAGACATTTTTTCAGCGTCTCTACTTGAGATCCTTCTGGGTCTCCCTGGCCATATGGCCCTCTGTGGGTTCCCGCACCTCAGTGCATCGCTTCTAGGCATTTTTTGCACCACCTTTCTCTTTCTCTAGTTTCAGTTCTTATTTTCCTATTATTTTCCTCTCTCCTATCTTTCTTCTTTCCCACTAATCCTTTTTCTCCTAATCCTTACTATATCAGATATTTAGCCATCCTACCAGGTGTTTGGCTTCATATGTCATATCATCAACCTCACTTATTTATGTTGTGATGGAGTTCCTGGCTACTTATTTTAACGAAGATCCTCGAGTGTATGATCCCACTGGGCCTCAGGTATCCACTTAACTATCTGTCCTCCTGGAAGGAGGTCAAGTCTATGGGTGTATCTGAAGCTcgcatgggggcagccatgtgaATACAATATGCCTACTGTTGCATATGCAAGTGACTTTGGCTCTCACTCCTAATAATCGGACATATGTCGCAATTAGAGATTGGCACTAAATGTTTATAGAGGCGCTTCACATTTCTTaaacaatttttgctggcagcatTGGTTTGTTGCATTCTGCTATGTTAACCATTATCTGTTTCTGACTGTGATGTACTTCTAATGTCTTTATGGGATGTTATTTTTCCTTTCTTtgaaaaactttatttataaataaagaatcttaaaaaaaaaaataaaagcaacaGACATGTGAATTATTTGACCAGCAGCTGTGTACTATGAGCCTGCTGAGAGCAATGTATCAGCTGCGTAGGCTGtaaaccttaaggtggccatacactggcccgattcgcggccgtttcgacaacagattcgatcctgggatcgaatctgctgccaatcgttcgcgctaaacgcacccgccgatccgatttccttccgaaatcggatcggtccgtcgatcgcaccgtgcggaaaattaccctcgatcgcctgcgggtagggagcgcgccgctagcggcggccgatccgatcaggtatacattacctgacgctggctcccgggcatcttctccacatcttctccgcatcttctccgcgctgcacccggcgcttcctgtcactgcagtgaccaggaagttcaaatagagggcgctctatttgaacttcctggtcacggagtgacacaggaagcgccgggatggagcgggtgcagcgtggagaagatgctgagaagatgcccgggagccagcgtcaggtaatgtatgcgcgggggggggacaggcggcagcggcggctccacagattgtgatcggtttcaggctgaaatcgattcacaatctgtttgcagtaaaggcagccatacaatccctctctgatcagagtcgatcagatagggatctgtcagctggtcgatctaatggcaaatcgaccagtgtatggctacctttacaattCCGATATAGTCACAGTACACAGCTGCAGGTCAGAAGATTCACAGGTCCTTTGCTTTTATAAGTGCTGCTGCAGGAGATCATCCAGATAAGAACACTGACCAGCAATGAGTAGATAAGCAAGTAGAGGCTGGGGCAGGGGAGGGAcgataaagctgaatactcaagaCACGatgtaggaagatggatccagtgacGTCCGACAACGACGAGCATTCCCTGATCCATCATCCTGTGGGAAATGTTACACGATGGGCGCAAACGGTTAGTGGTCAAGGAGTTGTTGGggttcttaaagatccaatccgccaGGAACGAGGctctacttgggggggggggggggggggtaatttcaGTGTTTGTCATAGGCGTtattttacccagatacgccactgaaAACAATGAAGAAGCTTGACAGTCACTAGATGGAATAACATTTTTCTATGTATTAATTTGTAAATCTGtatctttaaatgccagaaaagcAAGACATATCTAGATGATACTCTACCCATAAGGTAGTCAGTGGTGTTTTCGTTCACAGCATCAAAATCTTGTTTGTTCCACACATATTTGGATCCCTGTTACAATAAAATACATCATTATATACTAattaacatacatttttatttataggCCTTACTCTAGCCCTTGGGAACTGAGTATAACATAAGTGATACTGGGACCACTATTTCTTATTGTAAGAAGGCAACGTTGTGTTGATTATTGGTTGAAGGGATGCAAGTTGTAGGTTGCAGACATGAAAAATAAGCCTGTCAGCCCTAATAATAGCAAGAATGTAAAAGGCTGTGAAGAGGCCTATTGTGCCTGGAAACTAAAAAGCATGGTGCATAATTCAGAGGTGAGAACCAAACAACCAGAGAGGTAAGACAAAATCAATATTATAAACTTcaattaaagaaaacttgtactGAGAGAAACCTCCCCTAAGGGGGTACTCCtgaggtggggaaagcctccagatcctattgaggcttcccccgtcctcctcagtcccacggcggtagagataaagctccccggagagcggggatgtaaatatttaccttcgcggctccagcacaggcacagtatctgctctccgcctcggagatagggggaaatagccgatcgctgtcgggccactctactgcgcaggctattttcgcctatctccgtgtggaaagccgcaacagcgcccctgctggagctaggaaagctaaataaatcagcgcttgtcagccttgtcgagggaggattccaggacacatcgggggagccagcgctggactgccagcAGCTacgggggaggggaaagcctctttgggaccctgaggcttccccctcctgagatgagtaccccccaggggaatttttttttgttacagggtctcttcaaTTGTCCACtactttgggccatatgcaattcactttttctcctgacttttcacctaggtgatatttttaaacttgtcaataaaatgctttttaatccaccgcaaagcaagaaaatactcaaaataattttgatattagcTTTTCACCTCCTTCTCAGTActattttagttgaaaagtgctggaaagttattttaaattgaagattaaaaattatctcccaggcgaaaactcaggtgaaaaagtaaattgcttaTGGCCCTTTATGTCTAATACTTTACTTTTTGTCTACCCTCCAGGTTCGGATTTACTGGCATCGTAGgatcgtgcctacaggtgcctgatgatggaaaggtggttcACTCTGCTCCTGGAGTGCCTTCctacctccttccctatgcagagtcccaaatgGAGCATAAagggaggttactcacccagctcttggcattccactggcgagatctcccttcagtcagggccatCTCCagatacttagtattaggtagccagaggtacactcagtgttaagggacacctgtagctaactAGGGGTTGTCGTGGTCTAATATGACTACTATTACCTCCCTATGCCCTGCTTGTGGGTATCTTAGGCAACAGATTCTCGGCGTGTGGTGTTGGTAGCCAGGAGGGTAGGTCTGGATTTTAATCAACATTTTTGAATTCGGATCATATTTATACAAAGTCACCTAAGCATTTTTAGTTTATTATGTGTAAAATAATCTGGAAGTATTTATACGTAAATATGGTATACAGCACTAGTAAATACAAATGTACCCCATCCAATGACACTTGGTGGAGTCCCTGCTAGCATGATACAGTAATTTAGACTGGTGTAGTGATCAGAGTCCAGTAGCTAGTTGCCTGTCAATATTCCACCTTATATTTAAGGTATTTTATTCTTACCGGCCTTTTATTtagccacacatcaatcaaattaAGACCATCTTTCCGAACAGCTTGGCTTGATGTGCTAGTTGGATATTCAGGGTCAGGTGTTCCTTTTGCCTTCATATAGACTCGACCACCTCCCAGAATCACCTGCAATCAATAGAAGAAGACAAACTGAGCAGGCAGGTATACACCACATTTATCTTCTACACATTTTTCTGTATAATTACATCAATATCATTGTTGTGAACCAACTGGTATGCAATATCCTTGCAGCCACTATTAATCATATTTGTGGTCATCTCATTGTCTGAATACCAGTCCCGGTTGGCACTGTGAGCATAAGTTGCAGCTGGAGAGGCATGTTGGACCCGAGTGGTAGTCACAATCCCCACAGACTTCCCTgcaaaacatagttacatagttatttgggttgaaaaaagacatacgtccatagagttcaaccagaaCATAAATTAACATTCTTCAGTTACATTTTAGGAGAAACAGATTTGCTTGTATAATGCATTAAAATACTGCTGCTAAATGCTAATTAACAGCAAACACTTTTAGTGACATCTAGAAATGAAAAATACATTTATGGATCTACTTAAATTATAATATGCATATTACAGATTGCCTAAACCAGTTAAATAGGATACATACCTCAGCTACTTGACTTTAGAAAGAAACATTCACTGGGATGCAAATCTATCATTTAGAGGTGTAGTAATCGTAATAGCTGCTATGGGGTGTCACATGTCCAGGAGCAGGGGATGTCACATGTCCCCATCCTGTTCGCAGCCTTTTTATACCCAAATAAGGGAATTCATGGCTGAGTATGTAGAATgcaatggatatatatatatatatatatatatatatatatatatatatatatatatatatatatatatatatatatatatatatatatgcaaagcctgcatggaaGATGTGATGAACAGTGTATACTTTCTCCTGAACACACACGCACGAAGTGACATCAGCAATCTCAAAATATTGCGGTATTGAGGTATTATACACAACATATAtatttcacttttctcctgatggactcaaagcacttgagctgcagccactagggccttgctaaatagacagtagcagtgctagggagtctagcccaaagtTTCCTTACCGAATAGGGTCTGGCCTCTTACATAGTCTTATCTTTTGGGGAGACACTAATGTCATTTCCCCTCAAGAAAAtttcttgctggttgaataaaagtaactgtaagtcaaaatttgccaggggtatgaataattatgggcagcactgtacattttgctaaacaAATAATAAGCAATGTATGAGAGTTCATCACCTGCTTTTTTGGCTCTGTGAAGTATAGAGGTCACCTCATTCCCATTGGCACTTGTGCAGACTCCGTACTTGGCGGCTGCATTCACACCAAGTGTCCCAGAGTTGGCTTTAACCCCACATAAGTAGGCTGTTCCAGTGCCTGCACTGTCTGGGACCTGTGCATCTACATTGTACACCTAGAGAGATAATAAGACAATCAGTAGCAGAAGAAGTGAAAGTCAGTGTAAACAATCTAACAGCAAGTGATTTAGTAATTTAAATGACAGATGGCTCAGGCAAGAGGAGTTAAGTGGAAAGCAACCGtatgtaataaaataaatgtactgtACACCTAAATAGTTATGATCTGACTCCAAAGGTTTTCATGTACCTTAATAAAAATGAAGTCCTATCCATTTCACAAGTCTGTAAGAAGTTTTATTTCTTAATATTGTTTTATGACAAAAAATGTGAATAGCAGTTTGTAAATCATAAAGCAAAGTTATTATAACATATGTGGGATAATGGAAATCCAATGTGCGTATTCAGAAAAATAATACAACCAGCAATAATGATGTAGAAGCAAATAACCAGTTTTTCCATTGTAATACGTCAAATCAATAAAAATATGAGCTTGGACCAGTGGTTGCTAAATACAGAAACTTGAGCATTGCTTCTCTTATTTCAGAATCAATCCTTTAAGTGTTAATTATAGAGATATCAGCAAAGGGCAGGTTATCAGCTTAGgcaatatgacagccttcatattcttctaacTACCAGGTCGCTTTAATCCTTACAGATATTAAGGTATGAGTCATATTAAAAGAAGACACTGACACTGTGCACTGGGCATTCATAGTGGAAGGCATGGATTAACCGCTTTCGGACAGCGGTGATTATCAATCTCAGACCCTGAGATCGATACTCCCTTTgtccctgaggaagcgggctgtaaTACATGAAATGTGTCCCATTTCGGAGTTTTCATAAAAGTGACTTTTAAAAGTCTTGACTAAAATGACTGTTTGGTTCATCTTTGGagaggtaagtctaccactacctCAGTTTCCACCAGActtttcatatatatattttgcacTAATTGGCATCTttattacattgtttttgctgccgATTGTCCAtgtttggtggaggggtgttacccttttccacactacagagagcgacttctttacCTGAGAGGG
Proteins encoded in this region:
- the LOC137570634 gene encoding intestinal-type alkaline phosphatase-like; translation: MFLGDGMGVATITAARIYQGQLAGDTGEENILEMEKFPHVALSKVYNVDAQVPDSAGTGTAYLCGVKANSGTLGVNAAAKYGVCTSANGNEVTSILHRAKKAGKSVGIVTTTRVQHASPAATYAHSANRDWYSDNEMTTNMINSGCKDIAYQLVHNNDIDVILGGGRVYMKAKGTPDPEYPTSTSSQAVRKDGLNLIDVWLNKRPGSKYVWNKQDFDAVNENTTDYLMGLFEPKDMNYELSRNPSTDPSLEEMTEKAIKILSKNPNGFFLFVEGGRIDHGHHDGIARNSLTEAVEFDKAIRRGGQLTSESETLTVVTADHSHVFTFGGYPDRGNSILGLAPNKGNDLKPFTTLLYANGLGFKLTNGAREDISNIDIGSPSYRQQAAVPLVSETHGGEDVAIMAKGPFAHLFHGIHEQSYIAHVMSFAACLEPYTDCEQLKRTSPPN